One Kitasatospora sp. MAP12-44 DNA segment encodes these proteins:
- a CDS encoding beta-galactosidase: protein MPSLAYDRDGFTLDGRPLRILSGALHYFRVLPEQWDARLALLRAMGLNTVETYVAWNLHEPRPGRYDFSGRLDLVRFIRAAAAQGLQVLVRPGPYICAEWELGGLPAWLLKDPALRLRCAEPGYLAAVDRWFDVLLPLLVPLLAESGGPVLALQVENEYGAYGNDAGYLRHLAEGLRRRGAGCLLFTSDGPSTAMLQSGTIPGVLPTVNFGDRPEEGFAGLREHAPDAPLLCMEYWNGWFDAWGEPHHTRDAAGAAEVLDRMLAAGASVNLYMAHGGTNFGYLNGANLTDGRLCPTVTSYDYDAPISESGRPTAKFWAFREVLGRYTELPPPPVDEPARTLEPRLLRLGAPQPLLEAAERLGAPVRAAVPCSMEELDQSHGFVLYRTWVAGPREPSALLVDGLGDRAQVFLDGRPVGLLDRTDPTLGCRLAIPAGGARLELLVENLGRVNYGPGLLDRKGITGGVRLGQQLLMDWSMYPLPLDDVDRLPGGEGRVADGLPVLRRAVLEVAEPLDTFVLTEGHGKGLCWINGFLLGRYWDIGPQQTLYLPGPLLRPGRNELALLELHGPRGDTLALVAEPVLDRLSPVRGTLAG, encoded by the coding sequence ATGCCCAGCCTCGCGTACGACCGGGACGGTTTCACGCTGGACGGCCGACCGCTGCGGATCCTCTCCGGCGCCCTGCACTACTTCCGGGTGCTCCCCGAGCAGTGGGACGCCCGGCTCGCGCTGCTGCGCGCGATGGGGCTCAACACCGTCGAGACCTATGTCGCCTGGAACCTGCACGAGCCGCGCCCGGGCCGCTACGACTTCTCGGGGCGGCTCGACCTGGTCCGCTTCATCCGGGCCGCCGCCGCGCAGGGGCTCCAGGTGCTGGTCAGGCCCGGTCCGTACATCTGCGCGGAGTGGGAGCTCGGCGGGCTGCCGGCCTGGCTGCTCAAGGACCCGGCGCTCCGGCTGCGCTGCGCCGAGCCGGGCTATCTGGCCGCCGTGGACCGCTGGTTCGACGTGCTGCTGCCGCTGCTCGTCCCGCTGCTCGCCGAATCCGGCGGCCCGGTGCTGGCGCTCCAGGTCGAGAACGAGTACGGCGCCTACGGCAACGACGCGGGCTACCTGCGCCACCTCGCCGAGGGGCTGCGCCGCCGGGGTGCGGGCTGCCTGCTGTTCACCTCCGACGGCCCGTCAACTGCCATGCTGCAGAGCGGGACCATCCCGGGCGTGCTGCCCACCGTCAACTTCGGCGACCGCCCCGAGGAGGGCTTCGCGGGCCTGCGCGAGCACGCGCCGGACGCCCCGCTGCTCTGCATGGAGTACTGGAACGGCTGGTTCGACGCCTGGGGCGAGCCGCACCACACGCGGGACGCGGCCGGCGCCGCCGAGGTGCTCGACCGGATGCTCGCGGCCGGCGCCTCGGTCAACCTCTACATGGCGCACGGCGGGACCAACTTCGGCTACCTGAACGGCGCCAACCTGACGGATGGCCGGCTCTGCCCGACGGTCACCAGCTATGACTACGACGCGCCGATCAGCGAATCCGGCCGCCCCACCGCCAAGTTCTGGGCCTTTCGCGAAGTGCTCGGCCGGTACACGGAGTTGCCGCCGCCCCCGGTCGACGAACCGGCCCGGACGCTGGAGCCGCGGCTGCTGCGGCTCGGCGCGCCGCAGCCGCTGCTCGAGGCGGCCGAGCGGCTCGGCGCCCCCGTCCGGGCCGCCGTCCCGTGCTCGATGGAGGAGCTCGACCAGAGCCACGGCTTCGTGCTGTACCGCACCTGGGTGGCCGGCCCGCGCGAGCCGTCCGCGCTGCTGGTCGACGGGCTCGGCGACCGGGCCCAGGTCTTCCTGGACGGCCGCCCGGTCGGGCTGCTCGACCGCACCGACCCGACACTCGGCTGCAGGCTCGCGATCCCGGCCGGCGGGGCCCGGCTCGAGCTGCTGGTGGAGAACCTCGGGCGGGTCAACTACGGCCCGGGGCTGCTGGATCGCAAGGGCATCACGGGCGGCGTCCGGCTCGGGCAGCAGCTGCTGATGGACTGGAGCATGTATCCGCTGCCGCTGGACGACGTCGACCGGCTGCCCGGCGGCGAGGGGCGGGTGGCGGACGGGCTGCCGGTGCTGCGCCGGGCGGTGCTGGAGGTGGCCGAGCCGCTCGACACCTTTGTGCTGACCGAGGGGCACGGCAAGGGCCTCTGCTGGATCAACGGCTTCCTGCTGGGCCGCTACTGGGACATCGGCCCGCAGCAGACCCTCTACCTGCCCGGGCCGCTGCTGCGCCCGGGCCGCAACGAGCTCGCCCTGCTGGAGCTGCACGGCCCGCGCGGGGACACCCTGGCCCTGGTCGCCGAGCCGGTACTGGACCGGTTGTCACCCGTTCGCGGCACACTGGCAGGGTGA
- a CDS encoding methylated-DNA--[protein]-cysteine S-methyltransferase — protein sequence MSTTAQLSWITVQTPLPTGPMAIGVTDQGVAAAEYGRSAQTAAGLCADERRIELVTGRLAEYFAGRRRELGLPLDLRLASGPHRVVLETLYRTVPFGETITYGRLAERSGVFEEFTDSPGLAARTVGQMMGANPVALLVPCHRVVAADGIGGFGAGPLGLDVKRWLLTLEGLLPPTLDWNGPL from the coding sequence GTGAGTACTACCGCGCAGCTCAGCTGGATCACCGTGCAGACCCCGCTGCCCACCGGTCCGATGGCGATCGGCGTCACCGACCAGGGGGTGGCCGCGGCGGAGTACGGCCGGTCCGCGCAGACGGCCGCCGGGCTGTGCGCCGACGAGCGCCGGATCGAGCTGGTGACCGGCCGCCTGGCGGAGTACTTCGCCGGACGGCGGCGGGAGTTGGGGCTGCCGCTGGATCTCCGGCTGGCCTCCGGACCGCACCGGGTGGTGCTGGAGACGCTGTACCGCACCGTCCCGTTCGGCGAGACGATCACCTACGGCCGACTGGCCGAGCGCAGCGGGGTGTTCGAGGAGTTCACCGACAGCCCGGGGCTCGCGGCCCGGACGGTCGGCCAGATGATGGGCGCCAACCCGGTGGCCCTGCTGGTGCCCTGCCACCGGGTGGTGGCGGCCGACGGCATCGGCGGCTTCGGCGCCGGGCCGCTGGGGCTGGACGTCAAGCGCTGGCTGCTGACCCTGGAGGGCCTGCTGCCGCCCACCCTCGACTGGAACGGCCCGCTCTGA